GAGACAAAGGGGAGCGATGGCCTCAATCTAGGACAGGgacaataagaaaataaatatatataaaataaataaataataataatttgaggGTTAAAATTTCCCTGAAGcagttacattttacatttcatttgatggAGGAATCAATAATCTCAGATACATTTAAATCAGCTTTACAGCACTTATGTTGAAATTGTATTAatgtgaaaagaagaaatacgTAGAAACTTGTTAATGTGCATGCAATCGTGTGAAGCTACGTTTTCCAGATGTtcccacatttaaatttgacagtATTACCTAAATGCATTGCATGCTAGCTAACTGTAGATGCTTCCATTTAGAGATATCCCCTGAACATCTCACATGTAGACCATGAGTAGACATTGCAATTTACCAATGTTCCCTAAACATACACGCTATCTGTGGACGCGACTAAGCAGCAACTTCACGTTTGAGCGACTGGAACCAACAATGTTTAGTAGTTTTGCTTGATAGAATAAATGACAGAGTGTACAACATTGTTGGGAGTATAATTTTTGTGAGTACTAAAAACACAGCACGAAGTTTTGAGTTGTTTTTCGTTCCATCAAAAAGGACCCACGTAAAGGACCAAAATCACAAATTGCTACATGTCCAGTTATTAAATGTGCCCTTGAATGTTCTAGGGGGCAATATTTCTGAGCTATTCCCCCTTCTCTGTCcgtttcctcctgttttacaCCATGGTCACATTTAAATTTCTGTTCTCACACCCGCTTCTCTTGACAACATGCCGTATGAAAACAAGGTCTACAGGGAGGGCAGTGAAGGGAGAGCCGAGGAGGGGAGGCTACTGAATGGACTAGTCATGAATCAGTGCTGTCGCTGCTGAATGGGCATACTATTTGAGAGCGGCGTGAAGGTCTTTGGGCCTATCAGGGTGGGTGCACTGGCTCGCCGCCTGTTTTGGTGCAGACAGGGACTGATTGGGAGTACAGCGCTCTGACCTCTCAATGTTCCTGCGGAGGTCAGACACCTGCACGTTCCCCCTGACCATGAGGGCGCAGGCCAGGTACAGGCTGTGCTTCGGGTCGGATCGGAATAGCTGGTGGTCTTTACTGAAGGCGTCGCTAAACATTTGATCCAGTCTAGAGTTAGGGGAGAAAGCacagaaaagacattttcacgtcatgagaataaaataaaaaatcagtgTTGTAAATTCATTTCAGATATTACATTTAAACTGGTTAGTAACAGCCTTGGTTTTCAGTCTCTATATCCTGGCTTTACTCAATAAAAAGGCGTTGCAGAGACTACAGTTACAATTGAGTTTGACTTAGGACCAATGGGGCAATGTTTGAGAGAGGAGAATTTTGGaacctttatttatacagtGAAGTTCTGCTGAGAAGGCAAGATATTTTTAAGAAACACCCAGCTCTGCTCCGCATTCATACAGTCACATAGATTCAGCTCTGGGGGTTACTCAGTGCAGCCGCCACTCTGTCTGACCAATGAGCTGCTCTCGTTGGCTCAGACAAGGCCACTTTCATGGCAGTTGTTTATGAGGTGGTGGGTTGGGTGGTGGGTCGGATGCTGTTTCTCCCTGAACTTGAAGTGGCCACAGTCTCGCCTGATAAAGTGAAAGCCAGGCTCTGAGAATGTTTTGCCTCTTGGTAAGATTATGCTTCTGATCAGAAGAAAAATTCACTGCTATGTTTTTCATAGGAAAAAGATGGTACATGGTTTGTATTGATAGTGtttttctggtcttgatgaccactgaaAGCAATTTACAGTagagtttgccattcacccatacattcatactgtgcatctattagcagcagaggaaatatctatgaggggcaattcggggttcagcatcctgcccaaagacactttggcatgcagatggggaggactgggatcgaactgccgaccttctggttggaggacgaccgctctacccctcagccacagccacagacgAAACAACAGCCACCAAAACTCTATTTGGTACCAAAGAGTCCAAATACATTTTGCCACCTAACGTGTGGGTTCTATTTCTCACACAGTTCTTCCTATGTTGATGTAAACCTGCTCAAATTAAAGCTCTTGTTTCAAACTGAATGTGCTCGAGCTCAGAGCCCAAAGATAAATAGAATGACTGACTTGACTGTATTTGCTCAATcacaatatatattgatatcagAATAATATTCTTGTCGTGTCCTGCCGTTTGATCACAGATCAAATGACAATGCACATTCTTCATTTCACACTGGTAAGGTCGTCACTAGAGAGGCTTCCCCAATCATTCATCACTGAAGTCAACATTAGGCTCATGTAAAGAGGATGATGGAGTTCATGTGAGCTACAGTAAACCAGAGCTCTGCAGGAGTCTGAACAACTGTGAGGTAAAAATAGCAGCCATGGCAGCCATCCAGCCGACCTTCTGGTGGGGATACTGACGTCTGCCAGCGTGTAGAGAGGAGTGAGGCTCGGCACCAGGTAGTGTAAACGAGGGAAAGGCACCAGGTTCATGGCGATCTCGTTCAGGTCCATGTTGAGAGAACCCTCAAAACGGGCTGAGCTGAAACCCAAGATAAATAACACAGGACATTTCATGGGACAAATTCGAAACTTTTTTACACACGGAAAATGTAATTGAGATATACTGTAACTTTATCAGGAAATTTTCAATTCTCATTGTGTGACGATCAAATGttttagtaaaataaatacacattgtttgtgtttgcactcaCTGTTTATCACCAAAATGCATTATGAGTAGCATTGAGGTGTTACACACTAGTTGAACAAATTTCAAATCTCATGAAATCTTAGTAGagcatttttgtacattttatacaGGCTGTCTTCTTATCTGTTTTTGAAGATTGCTGTGTTGCATTATCAGTCAGTGGAACAGTGTGAATCCATTGCCAGGATTGTGGTTGTGCAATGTGCAAACAAACGAAACAGGGATGCACTGTTGCCCCGTTGTGCTACTAGTGGCCCCCTCTTGATAAGATTagagacaaataaagaaaaacacgtgacttataaacaaaaaacacatttatacatgtCTCAGGTTCTCACTGAATGTAGTAACATAAATCCTATGTTGTGTTCACAACCATCCCTCAATCCAGCTGAACACCACATCTACCCAAACACTGTTCCAAAGACTTAGACAATCTAATGACAAGGAGCTCTGACTTTGTTAACTTACTAAAAGGCTCTATGTCTGGTTTCGTTTCagttttgttattatattaGTAGTATAGTATTACATTTTATAGAAGTGGCTTTAATATATTACACTTGTCATCAccacgaaaagaaaaaaacatgtcagcatGTCCAGTAGTAAAGTAAATATTGTCATAGTCTCCACTCCTTCCGCATACAGGGGTTGACTCTATTTCAGCACACGCACAGTAATACTATACCTGGTAATATTGAGCAACAGGTTAGCCACAATGTTATTCATGGCATCGAAGGGCTTCTCTGCTCCGCGGAGGCCGCCCTCTCCAGAGATGATAGTGCTGTCTCTCTTGATCACCCGCCCCGGCATTCCACCGTCAGACATGTGTTTAATCTTACTCACAATGTCAACCAATGACTGGAAGAGAAGTGATCGGGGGACCACAAAGTCAATAGTTATTGATTGTtaagatacatacatacaatagAGATGTTCACATGAACAAACCTGGTTTTCCACTGGAATGACACAGTCAGCGTGCTCTGTCAGCTCTTTCATGGCCAGGACACTGTTGTAAGGGGAGGTGATGACGTCATCCTCAGCAGATGGATAGACTGCGGTAACAATTCGACACACCTCTGGGAATTCCTCCTCCAGCAGGCTCAGCACTCTGGTCCCCAAGCCCGAACCAGTACCTCAAAGCCAGTCAGGAAGAATTACTTGCACTAACGGAGGAAGCTCTCTCAACCAGTAACCTGATCCTGAAAACATCTGAACACCAGGTTTTTTCTTCGTGGTCTGTTGATTGTTTCGCATGAGCAGTGGATTAACAGTATGAACTGCAAGAAACAATGTCTTGCATCACTAATATGGTTGAAATTGATTGTTATAAATGTATCTGGACTTTAATCtgtgcaaaataaatgaatggaggTAATGTTTTAAGCAGTTTTAAGCATCCATTAATACATATGCTCAAACACTTTCATGCCTTACCTCCTCCCATAGAGTGGATGAGAAAAAAGCACTGCAGACAGTCACAGTGCTCTGCTGCCTTTCGCAGGGTATCCACTATCTGCTCCCTGTAGGCTGAGCCGTATGTCATGTGTCCAACCGCCCTGAACAAGCAAGCAGGTATGTTACTGTCAAGTTCTTATATGATGAGTAGTGTTGCTTATAAATTCAATTATGAGATTTTTTAATTGggattgattaaaaaaataatcaagaaatttaaatcagttttgacacacacatttaaattactCCATTGAGAATAGACTGACACAAATTGTGAGGAGTTGACAGTAGTGTGAATGAATTTATCTGAAACAAAGACTCAAACGAAATGTGAAGGATTTTCAAAAATCATCGGCTTGACCAATGatccaaaaatacaaattaattttcatagtgaaactgtaaaatactgATAAAAAAAGTTTGAGCTGTCATGGCTGTCAGGCCAAGGAGAAATTATAGTGGGAATATCCACACCAGCCCTGTTGAGAGACACCACTGACCTTTCCCCTAAATTGTATGAGATGGGTTTAAGAGAGGACAACGGGACAAAAGACTATTCTACAAGCACTTCTAAGCttttacaaatgttttcttcttctttgtacggtttattggcaggtggcaccaaacgtcaaggtgcattaccgccatgTATGTTTCTTGCTCTTTTTTACTCGAGGATTTAAAGTGTGTTGGTTGAATAAGAAAGCAGAATTAATCCTTTCAACCAAGGGAAATTTTTTTGCACCGACTTTGACAAACCCTAAACACCACATCATTACATGAATAGTGCAATTGCATGTGCGACAAGCACCTATGTTAAAAACTATGGTTTAGAACACTTGCTACAGGCCATGTGAGCTTATGAGGTGGTATCCCATGGCTTCGTCTGTCTCTCACCAGTTGTTGCCTGAACCTGACACGTCTGTGAGGAGCTGAGTGCTGTCGAACACTTCTCTCAGTGGGCCCTGCAGGATCTCATTGACCACACCCTCCTCCATGTCCACCAGCACCGCCTGTGGATTTAAATATGCGAATATGAGGCCTACAGATTAATTTACAGACTCTCAGCACATTCATTTGATCCACTACTATCATCCATGGATATGATCCACTCCCAAAACTCTTTGAAGTTGAGCTTTAAAAAATCCACACGGAGGTTCTCCGCAGAATAGGGTCCAGACTATTCAGTTTCActtggggtaaaaaaaaaatcttaagcAAATCAAAATAACAAATTCCAGTTCAAAATGGTTCTAAATGTTCTTAGTGCAGATAGTACGAGTAAATACTTTAACAAACACCTCTGTACAAAATAATCACTGGATTGTTGATGATCATTGTTTGTAACCTATCCCACTACGGGATCTTGACAAGTCATAAAATCCAACAGTGTTCTTCTTTGGGGcaaaatattaaagacaaaATATCATTAATCATTGAATTGTTGCATGGATcttgatgctgttgttgttggatTGTTACAGCCTGACCATCCTTCCCGAGCTGGTTCTTTCAAGCTGTTTCCTGGAAACTGACAGGACTTACTCTGGCCTTAAGGTGTTGGATTCTCCCGCCGACACCACAGGCTCTATTCCTGGAAAAGCCAGTGAGGAAAGGATTACGTTAAGACCACTCTGGCAGACACTGCCTTAACCCATGTAACCGTAACTGTTGCGATTACCTTGAGTCCACATTCCGGAAAAAGCTACCGAGGGCCTCATCGTACTCTCCCATCTGAATAGGAGACAAAGAAGGTTGTTAGGAATGTGCTTAGACATTGTTGGGGCTGATGCATTTCTGTCTATAAAggataagacaaaaaaaaggataGGCTTCCATGAAAGGTCCCATATTATGCAAAATACACTTTCATGGTTTTTAAACGTCTCAACAGATCCCCCAAAAATGAgaatcacacactctctctctccctcttttgcTTGCTCCACCTTTCTGAAAATGTGTTCCCAAACGACTCCTTCTGGTCCTATGGGCTCCAGGTTGAGTGACACTTCCGGAGCTAGGATTTGCCCGTTCGTTCCACCCACAGTATCCGAGTAAATCTACCTCGCAGCCGCCTTCATGGACTTCCTCGCTAAAAGAGCTCCGGtagtcagagctgcagcaggtatGAGGAGAAGGCCCATAGCTCTGTAGGCTGCGCTAACCAAATCAGAAGTCTCCCTGTTCTGCCTACATCTCAGGATTTGAAGACCCAGTGGattcatttaattataaatgAAGTCGGGGGGAGAGGGCTGTATTCAGATCAAATGAGGCTTTGCAGCTATTAGTGAAGGTGTGCagagttgtttttattgattagAACTAGGGACGCAACAACCAGCCGATTGTATTGATTATAATCgattaaaagaaaagttgaCAACTAATTGAGTAATCAATTAGTTGGGTCTGTTGGAATGTACGGCACAAACTGTTCGCACAATCTCCTGAGGTGGGGgcagtaaaccagccaatcccATGCCTTGTGTAGATCATGTGACGACAACATCTGCTCTCTGAAGTCAACGATTGAAAAATGTCGATGCAAACACAGCTAACGATAAAGTGGAGACTATTCGCCAAACCGTTCAGAACACTTGACTTTAAAGTCTTAAGAGGCCGCTGCAAAATGTACCGAGCTGATTTCACATGGAACAGCGGAGCAACAtcactgaagagaaaacatgttggagacattcttcttcttctctcggtTTACTGGTGGATCGTAAACAACTGTAGGTTGATTCCGCAgtaatgttgctgctgtgtcatgtgaaatcagctttaCACAAGTTTTCTTTGAGGTTTTCATGTAACATGTTCACACGACTGTCACTTCCCTGATtcagcgaggagagagagagggagagagcaagagCAGTGGTGGTCGAGAGACCTATAGGCTGAATGAAGAGGGGGAGCACTGATAGTGAACACaaagcagtgaaacaaagacacaaaccgTAATTTTCTGATTGTTTCACAGTGGTTATGTTTGACAGCACGAAAACAACCTATTGGAAGATGTTGCGTTGCTAAGTTTTATGTAAATACAGAATTCAGCTCAGTGCAGTTGTCTTCTGTGAGTGAGATACTGGGACTTACAGACACATACATTGTGGACATGCAATAGCTGGCAGACCAAGTTAAAACATGAATTCATCTTTGCACCATTCCATTCAAGTGTCACCATGGAAACGGAATGCATCCAGCTACAATGTTATCGTTTTCACATGGGTTTCCCTAGTGTAACATGTCTTCTCAACTACAGAGTAACGGACGCAGTGTGAGCTGTCTGTGGTGTTCTGTGTCACTCACTGAGTTGTCACTGAgttctgttgtgtgtatttgcacaaACCTTGTTGACGTGAGCATGTTCTCGCAGAGCAAGATCCCAGAACCTGCAGCCAACCTGGTTCCCGCACTGTCCAACTGAGGAACACGAGTGTCATTAGTTAGGGAAAGGATTCGTTAAATGAGCCGTGAACCAAGTGAACGAGCAGAGCAGCTGCTCCATCAACCAGCACACAGCAGCTAGCTGGCAGctagctaagctaacgtccacCTCAAAGAGCTGCTCTGAGTGTCTTACTCACCCTGGACAACGATTGACTGTGTCATGGcagcaccgacacacacacgttcacacacctTCACACCTCAGTACTTCATGTTCACATTTATCCACAACCGTCCGTCACGAAGATTGTTTTTGACAAAACCTtttgaatgtttctttaaaCGCGCGCCTCAGCTGTGTTTGGTCGGCTGCTGATGACGTAATATGGAAACTGGCATATTGGAGACGTTGCCAGGGCAACACctacttcttttcttctttctgatgttttttggCGGTTGACAAACAACGTTATGGAGCATTACCGCCACCAACTGGTATGGATGTGGATCGGGAACCTAACTATATTCACTCATTCttattatcatatatatgtaagtaaaataacaaataaataggaaaataaattcatattctCTCTATCAAATTGGTTCCTCTGAGATATTGATAGAatttttctcctccacttctttgTTAAAGATCACATGAATCataattcagcttttttttttaaggttcaGTATCAGTTCTCTTCTCTCAACTTCATATTTTGGACAGTTGATTGCAAAATTCGGACCTTCCTGTGTTATGTTTTCCTATTATAAGTAATGCACTGTTCAATCCTGTAAAATGTAACCTTGTTATGTACtatgtaacaaacacaaacacaaacacagacactgacacagagacagaggtagAAGGTTTTAAAGAGGTTTTAATGAGAAAGAAGCTGCTGAATATGGATGAAGGACGGTGGAGAGGATCCTGAGGTGTGGGAGCAGGAGCAGGCTGGTTAAAGCATGGAAAAGGGAGAAGATGGTGGAGAGTCATGGCGTGGGCAGGGGAGCAGCTTGGAACAGCAGAAGGCTGGTGGTCAATGGTCTTGAGGcatgagggggaaaaacaatCAGCCAAGGAGCAAAAAGGCACAAGGAATGAGAAGAGCACATAAGAATTTAACTACAAGACGCTGCACAGCCAGGGTTTTATACTGGAGCTTATGAGTAATGGAAGGCAGGTTCCCATACTACCGGTGGAGTAACGAGCCAGTGACCAATAGGTGAGTGAGAGCTGCAGAGGCATGGCAAGTTAATATgtacagcacatttcaacaacaaggcaattcCAAGTTCTTTACATAAAATACTAAAGGCatcatgacaaattgtaaaagcaacaatATTCAATACAAAaaagcattacaaaataaattaaaagagttaaatacaaaatataagaataaaTACATAGGATAAGaaataaatagttaaaataaCAGTGCAGTGTAAGAAATGATCAATTAtctgatttaataaaaggccGTGGCAGGAAAGTCTTCAGCATTCACTAAAAACAAATTAAGATTTGCAGCTGACCTGCAGTTCTCCAGAAGCTTGTTCCACAAATGTGGAGCATGAAACTGAACGCTGCTTCTccaagtttagttttgaatcTGAGGACAGAGAGCAGATCTGTTCTAGACGACCTGAGGGATGGTTCATaatgcagcaggagatcagAAACTTATTTAGGGTCTTAACTATTCAGTGCTTTATAAACCAACTAAGGACTTTGACAGATAATTCTTTGACAGACAGGGAGCCAGTGCAAAGAACTTAGGTGACAGTTGGTCTGTGTGGATCTGCAGTCATCTGTGTagaggatgaagagcagtggTGAGAGCACACAGCCCTGAGGAGAGCGAGTGGAGGTGAAACGGAGATCGGATAAGACGTTGTTGAGAAAGTCCAGTATCAGAGCTCTGGTGCTGCTTTTCTCAGGGATTGGGATGACAGTGGAGTGTTTCCTCAGCTGGGGGCCTGTGCTGATGTCCATGGAGCTCTGGAACAGGATCTGAAACACGCCCCCTAGCTGCTCAGCACAGAACCTCAGGACACGACCACTGATGTTGTCTGGACCAGGGGAGCTGTTCTCTCTGGTCCTCTTGAGGGCTCTCACCACATCCACTGTGCGATGAGTGCAGAGTCACCAGGTTAGAGTGGGACTGCTGCCTGGAACCTGGATGGTTTTGTGGCTGGCGACAGCAGCATTCACGGAAGCCACGTTCTTCAGGCCCTGCCAAGCTGAGCGGAGGATCCCCTGTGTGAACTTTTCCTCcactttttatttgtacttCCACTTGGCAGATTTGATGGCACGTTTGACCTCTTTGGTGAAGACTCATATCTTCCTGTTGATGATCTCCTTGAGCTCTTTGGTAATCCAGGGTTTATTGCTGGGGAAGATTGTGACAGTGTTGGTGGGGATGATGCTGTCAACACAGAACGTATGATGAAACAGAGTCCACTTGCTCGTTGACGTTGTGGGAGGGGGCTAAGAGGGTATTCCAATCGGTGGACTCGAAGCATCCTTGTTATGTTGAAATGCTGTCAATGGTCCACTGCTTAACGGTTTTAGCACCTCTTTGTGAAACTAATAAAGGaggatcttatcttatcttatcttatcttacgAAACAGACTTGTATGCATCAGCCAATTgcttcccttcttcttctcccccctTCAGTAATATTACTAGAACCATGACCTTTGAGAAACGTCTGTGCCAagatttctgttttctcctcatctGTTACAGCTGCAGTCCCATTGTCAATCCAGACTGGATACCCATACTGTCTTTTGATTCCATTCAGTCTTTTAATCATTTCCAACACTTGACcaatttctgttt
This window of the Hippoglossus stenolepis isolate QCI-W04-F060 chromosome 20, HSTE1.2, whole genome shotgun sequence genome carries:
- the tube1 gene encoding tubulin epsilon chain; the encoded protein is MTQSIVVQVGQCGNQVGCRFWDLALREHAHVNKMGEYDEALGSFFRNVDSRNRACGVGGRIQHLKARAVLVDMEEGVVNEILQGPLREVFDSTQLLTDVSGSGNNWAVGHMTYGSAYREQIVDTLRKAAEHCDCLQCFFLIHSMGGGTGSGLGTRVLSLLEEEFPEVCRIVTAVYPSAEDDVITSPYNSVLAMKELTEHADCVIPVENQSLVDIVSKIKHMSDGGMPGRVIKRDSTIISGEGGLRGAEKPFDAMNNIVANLLLNITSSARFEGSLNMDLNEIAMNLVPFPRLHYLVPSLTPLYTLADVSIPTRRLDQMFSDAFSKDHQLFRSDPKHSLYLACALMVRGNVQVSDLRRNIERLRPSLPFVSWNQEGWKTGLCSVPPVGHSHALLALANNTCVKSRFMELRESFTKLYRKKAHLHHYLNVEGMEQSSFSEALNSLSSVIEEYDHLDATKGKLVHDAARLSIAR